From the Serinus canaria isolate serCan28SL12 chromosome 21, serCan2020, whole genome shotgun sequence genome, one window contains:
- the FNDC10 gene encoding fibronectin type III domain-containing protein 10: protein MSGTPSLLPPLLALLCLGLAEPKPDPDEPWCPYKVGGDGAAAGARLCFRPPARGFQCSERGCRAHRSAGGALVANVLRNGSVLLQWGTRHWGPPARPAAALRGFALNCSWDGTYTRFPCDSVELGAACRDYLLAEAHGSVRYRLCLQPRYAPPRPAPPAQCVEFRVEPAAMRDIVVAMTAVGGSICVMLVFICLLVAYITENLMSPALARGGHAAAAARRA, encoded by the coding sequence ATGTCCGGCACGCCcagcctgctgcctcctctgctcGCCCTGCTGTGCCTCGGGCTCGCCGAGCCCAAGCCCGACCCCGACGAGCCGTGGTGCCCCTACAAGGTGGGCGGCGATggcgcggcggcgggggcgcggcTGTGCTTCCGCCCGCCGGCCCGCGGCTTCCAGTGCTCGGAGCGGGGGTGCCGCGCCCACCGCTCCGCGGGCGGCGCGCTGGTGGCCAACGTGCTGCGGAACGGCAGcgtgctgctgcagtggggaacGCGGCACTGGGGGCCGCCGGCGCGCCCCGCCGCAGCCCTGCGCGGCTTCGCCCTCAACTGCTCCTGGGACGGCACCTACACGCGCTTCCCCTGCGACAGCGTGGAGCTGGGAGCCGCGTGTCGCGACTACCTGCTGGCCGAGGCGCACGGCAGCGTGCGCTACCGCCTGTGCTTGCAGCCGCGCTacgccccgccgcgccccgcgccgcccgcgcAGTGCGTGGAGTTCCGCGTGGAGCCCGCGGCCATGCGCGACATCGTCGTGGCCATGACGGCCGTGGGGGGATCCATCTGCGTGATGCTCGTCTTCATCTGCCTGCTCGTGGCCTACATCACCGAGAACCTCATGAGCCCCGCGCTCGCCCGCGGAGGACACGCGGCGGCCGCTGCGCGCCGCGCCTAG